The following are encoded in a window of Oncorhynchus mykiss isolate Arlee chromosome 31, USDA_OmykA_1.1, whole genome shotgun sequence genomic DNA:
- the LOC110511522 gene encoding reticulon-4 receptor-like 2, giving the protein METRSTARRSRSSKIHNFKSGLTLWLVLWLVVLKPSGVGACPRLCVCYPSPMTVSCQSQNFTTVPSGVPYDSQRVFLQNNRITELRADSFGFETQVLWLYSNNITLIEAGAFSNLRVLEELDLGDNPSLRRLEGGAFRGLEKLQSLHMHRCKLAALPLDLFLKLYSLQFLYLQENQLHFIQDDLFSDLVNLTHLFLHGNRIRTLSENAFRGLVNLDRLLLHDNRIRQVNRRAFRDLGRLTILYLFNNSLAELPGQAMNDAVAVQFLRLNGNPWSCGCEARPLWEWFRTARISSSELMCSSPSHRRGQDLRFLREMDFALCPLPDPGSLAGTTTTTFSTKTRWWFSKHKPASSSKGIFQKSSEKVKVFPLSSVKPSQTSSPSSTSFSSKYELAEEEVNLPKVDQEDYWADYGNEDASVRCFELECPPGYDTPILPPSSSSSLTPSLLPLLSLSVLTLSLHLLFG; this is encoded by the exons ATGGAGACTCGCTCGACTGCACGGAGATCTCGCAGCTCCAAAATCCACAACTTCAAGA GTGGGCTCACCCTGTGGCTGGTGCTGTGGTTGGTGGTGCTGAAGCCGAGTGGGGTGGGGGCGTGtccaaggctgtgtgtgtgttacccgtCACCCATGACGGTTAGCTGCCAGTCTCAGAACTTCACCACCGTGCCTTCCGGAGTTCCCTACGACTCCCAGCGCGTCTTTCTGCAGAACAACCGCATCACCGAGCTCAGAGCAGACTCCTTTGGCTTCGAGACACAG GTCCTCTGGCTCTACTCCAATAACATCACATTGATTGAGGCTGGAGCCTTTAGCAACTTGAGGGTTCTAGAAGAGCTGGACCTTGGTGACAACCCGTCGCTACGGCGACTGGAGGGTGGAGCGTTCCGGGGACTGGAGAAGCTGCAGAGCCTGCACATGCACCGCTGCAAGCTGGCCGCTCTTCCCCTCGACCTCTTCCTCAAACTCTACAGCCTGCAGTTCCTCTACCTGCAG GAGAACCAGCTGCACTTCATCCAGGATGACCTCTTCTCCGACCTGGTCAACCTGACCCACCTCTTCCTGCATGGCAACCGTATCCGCACACTGTCCGAGAACGCGTTCCGCGGCCTGGTCAACCTGGACCGCCTCCTGCTCCACGACAACCGCATCCGGCAGGTGAACCGCCGTGCCTTCCGCGACCTGGGCCGTCTGACCATCCTCTACTTGTTCAACAACTCCCTGGCAGAGCTGCCAGGCCAGGCCATGAACGACGCTGTGGCAGTGCAGTTCCTCCGCCTCAATGGGAACCCCTGGTCCTGCGGCTGTGAGGCCCGCCCCCTGTGGGAGTGGTTCCGTACTGCCCGCATCTCCTCCTCTGAGCTGATGTGCTCATCCCCCTCCCACCGCCGTGGACAGGACCTGCGCTTCCTCCGAGAGATGGACTTTGCCCTTTGCCCCCTCCCTGACCCCGGGTCACTGGCTGGCACCACCACAACCACCTTTAGCACCAAGACAAGATGGTGGTTCTCCAAGCACAAGCCTGCGTCCTCATCCAAAGGAATCTTCCAGAAGAGCTCGGAGAAGGTCAAGGTGTTCCCCTTGTCCTCAGTCAAGCCCAGCCAGACCTCCagcccttcctccacctccttctcctctaAGTACGAGCTGGCGGAGGAGGAGGTGAACCTTCCCAAGGTGGACCAGGAGGACTACTGGGCAGACTACGGGAATGAAGACGCCTCTGTGCGCTGCTTCGAGCTTGAGTGTCCGCCCGGTTATGATACTCCGATCCTcccgccctcctcctcctcctccctcactccgtctttactccctctcctctccctttctgtgCTAACTCTGTCCCTCCATCTTCTCTTTggctaa
- the selenoh gene encoding selenoprotein H produces the protein MQYIGCQPPLNSTKEEETHFPSPQNARKFTHYTRSITAMASLTKAGRVLKRKVETEESSVEGKRGKGEDDHPEIVTEGQRVVIEHCKSURVYGRNAEGVRVALLAACPDLTVVLNPQKPRSKSFEVILFEGEKEVCLWSGIKKGPPRKLKFPEPEVVVSALEKALKTE, from the exons ATGCAATatattggatgccaaccaccGTTAAACtctaccaaagaagaagaaacccATTTCCCAAGCCCACAAAACGCGCGAAAGTTCACTCATTACACAAGATCAATAACAGCAATGGCTTCCCTTACTAAAGCAG GTCGTGTTTTGAAGCGCAAGGTGGAGACCGAGGAGTCGTCCgtggaggggaagaggggtaAAGGAGAGGACGACCACCCGGAGATTGTCACAGAAGGCCAGAGGGTGGTCATTGAACACTG TAAAAGCTGACGAGTGTATGGGCGTAATGCCGAGGGGGTCAGAGTTGCCCTCCTGGCTGCCTGTCCAGACCTCACTGTGGTGCTGAACCCCCAGAAGCCCCGGAGTAAAAGTTTTGAAGTGATTCTGTTTGAAGGAGAGAAAG AGGTTTGTCTGTGGTCAGGGATAAAGAAAGGCCCACCTCGCAAGCTGAAGTTTCCTGAGCCAGAGGTTGTAGTTTCTGCCCTGGAGAAGGCGCTAAAGACTGAATAG